The Panacibacter microcysteis DNA window AAAAGACAGGGTAATAGATAACTGGATGTTAAGGGTTGGCGGCGAGTTTGTGCCTTCACTAACAAGCCCAAGACTTTTCAGCCGCTCTACTTACAGGCTTGGTTTTTATACCGGTAAAGATTATATAAATGCTGATGGCAATACTTACAACCTGAGAGCCCTTACTTTTGGGTTTGGTTTTTTTGTAAAAAAGTTTACGAGCTATGATAATAACTCCACGTTCATTAATACAGCCTTTGAAATTGGTAAAAGAGGCAGTAACGTTAATAATGTAACAGAAAACTTTTTCAAATTTTCATTGGGGTTATCTTTAGCCGACCTTTGGTTTATAAAGCGTAAGTATGACTAAAACTTTTTCTTCCGCAAGAATATTTACAGCAGCCTTTTTATCGGGCTGCTTTTTTATATGCAGTTGTGAAAACAGCATGGAAGAAGTAAACAGTCTTAATGTAAAACGTGCCAGCGTAGACGTAGTTGACAGTGTAACCAGCTATATGAGCCAGGCTGGCATCGTTAAGGCAAAACTTACAGCACCTGTAATGACAAGAACAGATGCCGACACACCCCTTGTAGAGTTTCCCAAAAGCCTGCAGGTAGAGTTTTATGATGACAGTACAAAACCGGAAAGCCATCTCTTTGCACGTTATGGAAAGTACCTGGAGAAACAGGGCAAAGTTTTTCTGCGGGATAGTGTATTTGTTTTCAATATGAAAAAAGGTGACACTATGCTTACCAATGAATTGTGGTGGGATAAGAATAAAGAAATTTTTTACAACAGTAAGCCGGTTATCATAAAGCAGGCTGGCAACCAAAATATGCGGGGAGACAGTATTATTGCAGACCAGAACTTCAACAGCTATACACTTTTCAACGGCTCAGGGCTACGAAATATTCCCGATAGTTCGCTTCCTAAATAGAACAGTATATTTAGATCGCAAGCTCAAAAAATTTTATAATGCAGTAAACAGGTACCAGCAGGTAAAACGCATAGGTGATCCTGTTGCTCGCCCGCATATACCTTGTTACAGGTTTATAAAAACTGTTTTTTATCTCTGCCCTCGAAAAAAGGAACAGGAGCGAGTGCTCAATGAGTTGATTATTTCTCCTCAATCCATAATGAAGAATAAATGCCATCTTCAACAGAAATGTTACCAGCATTAGTGCAAGCGTTATAGAAGAAAAAAGGGATAACATGGTTTTACAAATGTTTCAGAAAATAGCTGTTAGTTCACAGAATACATAATATGTAAACGTTAAACATGCTATTTTATTATTTTCTCAGCGCTTTTACGTCAGCCGGGGTTACGGCAGCACCTTTATTGCCAAAAGAATTGCGTATGTAATTAAGAACATCGCTCACCTGTTCGTCTCTCAGGTCGCTTTCCGGCATTTCACCATTGTATATTACACCATTTACTTTCATTTCACCTTTTACGCCATATATAACCTGCTCAACAGAACGCTTTTTATCAGCCATCAGGTAATCCGATTTTGCCAACGGAGGAAACGCGCCTTCCACACCCTGCCCTTCATCCATGTGGCAAGCCTGGCAATAAGCACTGTACACATCCTTCCCTCTTTCAATGCTGGCCTTTAAATCAAAGGTTTGTTGGCGAAAAGAACTGAATAGTACCGTGCAAGCCAGGCATATAGCACTTATAAACATTATTGCTTTCATTATTATCAGGCGGTTGTGTATGCGGCTAAAGTAAGAAAAAGGAATATTGAATCAATAACCCGCGGCATGTTTTATAGTAATGTTTGTGCACCAACTGCTGTACATTGGGCATCGCCTGTTGTGTCACTCACTTCAGGGTTCCTCTTTTATGGCAGCAGAGGGCGTGGTTATACATACGGTTGTTTTAAGAGTAGCTGTCCTGCCGGTTATACTTTAAAGATTGTATAACGGTTACAAAATAAGCGCCCGGCAACGCCGGGCGCTTATTTTAATAGTACGCAGAACGGTTATCCAGGCTTTCAAACATTCGTACAGCAACACAATCCATCTTCCGGCGCTAACGATCTGCCTGAGATATTAATACTAAATGATAAGTATCAGGTGGCCTGTTATTTTATAAACCATCAATTTCAAGATCATCATCCGGTCTTATCTTAATTTTGTAGCCATCTTTTTTATAAAAACGGCGGTATTTATCAGCCACTTCTTTTGGCTGAAGTTTACCGTTAATGATCAAATCTCCGTCTTTCGTCCACTCAACCGTATAACCTTTTTTGCGGTCAATCAGTCCATCGTTCTCCAGTGCCGATGTAAATGATTTTAAGTCCTTAATTTCCTGTTTTGCCTTTTCAATCTCTTTTCGCGCATCCTGCATTGCTTTGTCAATGTCGGCTTTTAATTCATTTTTATTCAAGGTGATCTGAAGTTCTTTCATTTCATTTTGAAGTTTTTGCTTGTCAATTTTTTTGATTTCGTTTTGAGCTTCTTTTAAAGATTTTTGTACCTCGATCTTTATTTCCCCGAGGTTAATATTCTTAAGTTCTCTCTCAACTTCTTTTTCAATCTCCTGAAAATCTACTTTGGATAACCCGATCTCTACATCCCGGCTTATTTTATCCAGGTCTATCGAAGCCATAGCTTCCTTTACCGTTTTGGCAATATCTATATGCAGATCTTTTAAACCGTCATTCAATTCCTTCAGGCCAATATCAAGATTGTCCAGCGCAATATCAAGATCTTTTATTCTAAATTCATTCGAATCATAATCATATCGCCGGGGTATAATAGTGTCTCGTTGTATTTTGTTTGCGGAGCCTTTATTTTTTTTCTTATCATCTGTCTGCCATGCAAGAGCACCAATAACAGTGATAAGCAGGCAAGCCACCAGCAAGCTTTTCGAATAAATGGATGCATTTCTCATTCTTTTGGTTTTATAGTTTATTATATTACGAATTCGTTCGTATAAAACTACGATGATATTCGTAAACCACTGTGGTTTGCCTGCACGTTTTTTATAATTTTAACATTTGCATACCGGTAACAAAAACGCCCTGCAAAGTGCAGGGCGTTTCTTTAATCAGGAATAACACTCCAGTATACCAGTACTATTCTTCGGCGCTCATCATCTTCACGGTAGTTTGATATTTTTTTACTGGGGTACGTTTCCCCCTGTCCGTAGCCATAAAAATTAAAGTTGATCGTATTATGATTTACAAAAGCTGACTTTTTCTTTTCCAGCAATTGCTCCATTACCTTGCTGATTTCGGCGGCCCGCAATTCTGAAAGTGCCAGGTTTAGCTCCCACCTGCCCGCATCGGGTTTACCAAGATACCTAAGTAAGGTTGCGTATAAGGCAGAAGAAGTATCTATTGCCTGCCCGTCTGCATAACCATTTACCACAAGTGTAGACGTGCGGGGCATATCTGCATACTTATTGGAAAAATGGATCAGTGAATCAATTGCAGGTGCAAACAGACTGATGGCCTGTTTGTATTTTTCCTGTGGTATAGTATATTTTCCTGAACCAAAGAAAGCTGCAAGGTCGAAGGGATTTTGCCTTGAAATATCCAGCGCTTCATTCAGCATTTTAAAGCGTTTTAGCCTTAGTGCATTTTCCTTTTTACGCAGCTCAAGATGTTCGAGCTTTAATTTAATGCTATCGCTATACGTTCTTCTGAAAGTCTTTTTATTGTTTAAAGTTTTTTCGAGCGCAATTATTTCACTGTTGATTGAATCCATTTCAGCAATATACCGGCGAAGGCGCAAGTTTACCCTGTTGCTAATAGTCGTATCAATTCGTTCCTCTCCCATTGCACGGTCTCTTTTCCTGAACGTTTCTTTTAAAAGATCTGATTCTTCAAAAAGGTTTTGCCTTGCGTCTTTGACAGCATTTTCCACTGCTACCCGCCTGGCACTATAACAAGACGTAAAATAAATACACGCGCAGACAATACATGCCTGCCTTATAATACTTGCAAAATTGGTCATTGGAATGGAACTCTTTTTACTGAGAAATCTGATTCTTTCTCTTCAATGTTTTTGTTGTTGCTTTGGTCTGTATCTATTTCAGAAGGTGAGGATTCATTAGGGTTACCGGTCGTAACATTGTTTTTTCTATCGCCCTGATTTTTGTCAACATAAGCGGTATAACGGGTGAGGGTTAGTTTTTTATTGCGCACAACCAATACAAATGCTCCTTTATTATTTTTTTCCTGTTGCCCTGTTGTTATAGCTTCTACCTTGCTTAGTTTAAACCTTTTCTTTGTGAGGATGGCCCAGCCGTTATTGGTTAATAATAAAAAGATGCTGCCTGCGATAAAGGCTGTCCAGATAAGCCAGAGAGATATAAAGATTTTACTGCTGATTACTTTTCCAGCTTTACTAAGAGAGACACTGGTTATGTTTGAGCGTGATATCATTTAGCAGCTTTATAAGATCGGTCATTGCAAAAGAAGTCATTTTTTTTAGGATATAAAATATTTTTTTATAATATGTAGTGCCTTTTTTTATCATTTTTCTAAAAGGCTTCGCTTTTATATGAAACCTGCTTTGTTTTTCGAATTCTGGTGTTGTTTTCCTGTATACAGTTCTCATTTTTTTGCGAGGCTGTGAATACATGCCCGTGACTGTTGCCGCAGTGTACAATAAAGTGCTGAAAGTACAAGTGAGTGACACAACCAAAGCTTAATAGTAGTGCTATAGCTGGTCACCTGATCATACAAAGTTGCTTTTTATGCTGCCTGATGCGTTTGCGAGGATATCCCTTGCCTGTTGCATAACAAAAGGTTCGGTATATATTATGGCTGCAAAAGATTCCTGTATGCTTTCTGTATTTTCTGCCGCTGCAGCGTTTTCAATATTGAGTAAATGCGGGTACAGGGTGCTTGCATTACTTACGGTTCTTACGGTGGTTTGCATCAGATGACTGAGTCGTTTTACTTTATCATAATCATGTTCATTAATGGCTGCTGCAAGCAACTGAATTTCCTGAGGATATTGCTTAATAAACTGTGACATTATCTCTATGAGGCTTTGGGTATCACCCGCTAACATATTGTTGAGATAGTCTGTACTTATAAAACATGGTGCATCTGGCCTGGCTGTACCAACAGACAGTGTTTTAACAAGTACGTTATAAAAACTGGTTTCGTCTATTGGCTTGGATATGTAATCATTCATACCAGCGGCAATGCATTTTTCTTTTTCGCCCGGTAAAACTTTTGCAGTCATTGCTATAATGGGAATAGCTTGTTGTAATGTTTTCCTGATTTCCTGTGTGGCGGTGTAGCCATCCATTACAGGCATTTGTATGTCCATTAATACAAGATCATAATGGTGATTCTTTAACAGCTCTACAGCCTGTGCGCCATCTGTAGCAAAAGCTGCCTTGAGTTGTAATTGCTGAAATATTTTTTTAAGTAAAAGCTGGTTCATTTTGTTGTCTTCTGCTACGAGTACTGTTTTTCCTTCGAAAGCAGGATGGGGTATCAAAACAGCTTTTACTTCTGAGCCCGTTGCGGGAGGTGAGGGATTCTTTTGCTTGTAGATCTCGTAATTGATCTCGAATTCAAAGACAGAACCTTTTCCTTCTTCGCTAAGTACATTGAGTTTTCCGCCCTGCATGGTTACAAGGCTTTTTACAATTGCAAGCCCCAGGCCTGTGCCACCGTATTTGATGGTGGTATCTGTTTCTGCCTGCTCAAACCTTTCGAAGATCACGTTTAGCTTGTCTTCTTTTATTCCTATCCCGGTATCTTTTACTTCAAAACCTAACGTA harbors:
- a CDS encoding c-type cytochrome → MKAIMFISAICLACTVLFSSFRQQTFDLKASIERGKDVYSAYCQACHMDEGQGVEGAFPPLAKSDYLMADKKRSVEQVIYGVKGEMKVNGVIYNGEMPESDLRDEQVSDVLNYIRNSFGNKGAAVTPADVKALRK
- the lptC gene encoding LPS export ABC transporter periplasmic protein LptC; amino-acid sequence: MTKTFSSARIFTAAFLSGCFFICSCENSMEEVNSLNVKRASVDVVDSVTSYMSQAGIVKAKLTAPVMTRTDADTPLVEFPKSLQVEFYDDSTKPESHLFARYGKYLEKQGKVFLRDSVFVFNMKKGDTMLTNELWWDKNKEIFYNSKPVIIKQAGNQNMRGDSIIADQNFNSYTLFNGSGLRNIPDSSLPK